The Triticum aestivum cultivar Chinese Spring chromosome 7B, IWGSC CS RefSeq v2.1, whole genome shotgun sequence genome window below encodes:
- the LOC123158869 gene encoding cytochrome P450 72A397-like: MLGDASPWSIAGAAAAVALLSLAAWILEWAWWTPRRLGRALRAQGLRGTRYRLFSGDAPEDARLNREARSQPMPLGSHDIIPRVHPMLCNAVKEHGKMPFTWFGPTPRVMISDPDLVREILSNKLGHYRKQRSSRMGKLLADGVANHEGEKWAKHRRILNPAFHHEKIKRILPVFSTCCEEMVTRWENSMSGEGLSEIDTCSEFQNLTGDVIARTSFGSNYQEGKKIFQLQGELAKRLMQAFQTFFIPGYWFLPTKNNRRMRAIDREIRMIMQGIIGKKERAIKNGEASSNDLLGLLLESNMQQSNGKAGQGMSIDDIIEECKLFYFAGMETTSVLLTWTLIVLSMHPEWQEQAREEVLHHFGRATPDYEHLSRLKIVTMISYEVLRLYPPVTYLTRRTYKATELGSIKYPKGVTLILPLLFIHHDPDIWGEDASEFNPQRFADGISSAAKHPSAFFPFGGGPRICIGQNFALLEAKMALSTILQRFSFELSPSYTHAPYTMMTLQPQHGAQIRLRKI, encoded by the exons ATGCTGGGGGACGCCTCTCCGTGGAGCATCGCCGGCGCGGCAGCAGCCGTGGCGCTGCTGTCGTTAGCCGCCTGGATTCTGGAGTGGGCATGGTGGACGCCGCGGCGGCTGGGCAGGGCTCTGCGGGCCCAGGGCCTCAGGGGCACCCGGTACCGCCTCTTCAGCGGCGACGCACCGGAGGACGCCCGGCTCAACAGGGAGGCTCGATCACAGCCCATGCCGCTTGGCTCCCACGACATCATCCCTCGCGTGCACCCCATGCTCTGCAACGCCGTTAAGGAGCACG GGAAAATGCCATTCACTTGGTTTGGCCCAACGCCAAGGGTGATGATTTCTGACCCGGACCTAGTGAGAGAAATTCTGTCCAACAAGCTCGGACACTATCGGAAACAAAGGAGTAGCCGTATGGGGAAGCTGCTAGCCGACGGAGTCGCAAATCATGAAGGAGAGAAATGGGCAAAGCACCGAAGAATCCTCAATCCTGCCTTTCACCATGAGAAGATAAAG AGGATACTGCCAGTTTTTTCTACCTGTTGCGAAGAAATGGTTACAAGGTGGGAAAATTCCATGTCCGGTGAAGGGTTATCTGAGATTGACACATGTTCTGAGTTTCAGAATCTTACGGGAGATGTCATCGCAAGAACATCATTTGGTAGCAATTATCAGGAAGGGAAGAAAATATTCCAGCTGCAAGGGGAGTTAGCTAAAAGACTGATGCAGGCCTTTCAGACATTTTTTATCCCAGGCTATTG GTTCTTACCAACAAAAAATAATAGAAGGATGAGAGCAATTGATCGTGAAATCCGCATGATTATGCAAGGCATTATTGGAAAAAAAGAAAGAGCTATTAAAAATGGTGAAGCCAGCAGCAATGACTTGCTAGGATTGCTGTTGGAGTCAAATATGCAACAATCAAATGGGAAGGCAGGCCAAGGGATGAGTATTGATGATATAATTGAGGAATGCAAGCTATTTTACTTTGCAGGCATGGAGACAACATCGGTCTTGCTCACATGGACACTGATTGTGCTAAGCATGCACCCAGAGTGGCAAGAGCAGGCAAGAGAGGAAGTGTTGCATCACTTCGGACGAGCCACACCAGATTATGAGCACCTGAGTCGCCTGAAGATT GTAACAATGATTTCGTATGAGGTTCTTAGGTTGTATCCGCCAGTAACCTATCTTACCAGAAGAACTTACAAGGCAACGGAGCTTGGCAGCATCAAATATCCTAAAGGAGTGACCCTTATTTTGCCCCTTCTCTTCATCCACCATGATCCTGATATTTGGGGAGAAGATGCAAGTGAATTCAATCCACAGAGGTTTGCTGATGGCATCTCGAGCGCCGCGAAGCATCCGTCGGCGTTCTTCCCGTTTGGAGGGGGTCCACGGATCTGCATCGGCCAGAACTTTGCGTTGCTAGAAGCTAAGATGGCACTGAGCACCATTCTCCAGCGCTTCTCGTTTGAGCTCTCGCCGTCCTACACGCACGCGCCGTACACCATGATGACCCTCCAGCCGCAGCACGGTGCTCAAATTAGGCTGAGGAAGATATGA